The following coding sequences lie in one Oncorhynchus kisutch isolate 150728-3 linkage group LG17, Okis_V2, whole genome shotgun sequence genomic window:
- the LOC109907247 gene encoding polypeptide N-acetylgalactosaminyltransferase 15, whose protein sequence is MRLWSRPRPCRRVMLCLWLLILALSVATLALMDLVFRDQTQTPPNSPRRPFQRLSGPPDLEVIVDSWDRLKQEHNLGLAPLSSLQEDQLLFVPSTQVRNPGPPPRKGNYRMVISSAKKESAVPVLPTHGNMGRPVRLKLEGLETDMEKSALQKYGFNELVSERISLHRRLPEARHPSCLVERYSESLPSASVVICFHDEAWSTLLRTVHSVLDTAPKEYLREVLLVDDLSQHGHLKSVLSEYVLLLEGVRLVRSTWRLGVAGCRSLGAARAVGEVLVFMDSHCECHRGWLEPLLERVAQDRTRVVSPIIDVIDWQTFQYNATQWPHRGVFDWRLDFNWETMSQQENQDSAVEPVQSPALVGVVLAIDRHFFQSVGGYDPGMLFWGAEQMELSIRVWLCGGSMEVVPCSRVAHLGRHHQPYTLPDQDILQRNKIRIADTWLDAFRKIYYKRDTLAHFIRQSESPNITELVRLKKRLGCRNFHWFLTNVYPDLYIPQDRPSLSGELYNVGTGYCADYPGGRGAQGATMDIAPCSGNGYQHCELNSMGEVRWGPAGRLCFHAQGERVVLTLCPAHQPPHNKPQWRVIKLSGQVVHLQTQRCLEAVKEEGDKQQRDTGGHQRGGNATQKGLFLRPCAHQPRQQWHFEQLVVPKGA, encoded by the exons ATGCGGCTTTGGAGCAGACCCAGACCATGCCGCCGGGTGATGCTCTGTCTCTGGTTACTTATCCTCGCTCTATCCGTGGCCACGCTGGCCCTCATGGACCTGGTCTTTCGGGATCAGACCCAGACACCGCCCAACTCGCCCCGCCGTCCCTTCCAGCGGCTCTCTGGTCCACCGGACCTGGAGGTGATCGTGGATTCCTGGGACCGTCTCAAACAGGAGCATAATCTCGGTCTCGCGCCGCTGAGCTCCCTGCAGGAGGACCAGCTTCTCTTCGTGCCATCAACCCAGGTGAGGAACCCAGGTCCGCCGCCGAGGAAGGGGAATTACCGGATGGTTATATCAAGCGCCAAGAAGGAATCAGCGGTCCCGGTGCTACCGACGCACGGGAATATGGGGAGACCGGTGCGGCTGAAGCTGGAGGGGCTAGAAACGGACATGGAGAAGTCTGCTCTGCAGAAATACGGCTTCAACGAGCTGGTGAGCGAACGGATCTCACTGCATCGCAGATTGCCCGAGGCTCGCCATCCTTC GTGCCTCGTTGAGCGTTACAGTGAGTCGCTGCCGTCCGCGAGCGTGGTGATATGTTTCCATGACGAGGCTTGGTCCACGCTCCTCCGCACCGTGCACAGCGTGCTCGACACAGCGCCCAAGGAGTACCTGCGCGAGGTCCTGCTCGTGGACGACCTCAGTCAGCATG GTCACCTGAAGAGTGTGCTGAGTGAGTATGTGTTGCTGCTGGAAGGGGTGCGTCTGGTCCGCAGCACGTGGCGTCTAGGCGTGGCAGGGTGTCGCTCTCTGGGTGCAGCCAGAGCTGTGGGGGAGGTACTGGTCTTCATGGACTCACACTGCGAGTGCCACAGGGGCTGGTTGGAACCACTATTGGAGCGAGTGGCACAGGACAg GACCAGAGTGGTGTCCCCCATCATAGACGTGATAGACTGGCAGACGTTCCAGTACAACGCCACCCAGTGGCCACACAGGGGAGTGTTTGACTGGAGACTGGACTTCAACTGGGAAACTATGTCCCAACAGGAAAACCAGGATTCAGCAGTGGAGCCTGTCCA GAGTCCGGCGTTGGTGGGTGTGGTCTTAGCAATTGACAGACACTTCTTCCAGAGCGTGGGAGGTTATGATCCAGGCATGCTGTTCTGGGGGGCGGAGCAGATGGAGTTGTCCATCAGG GTGTGGTTGTGTGGGGGCTCCATGGAGGTGGTCCCCTGCTCCAGAGTGGCTCACCTGGGGCGCCATCACCAGCCCTATACCCTCCCTGACCAGGACATCCTCCAGAGGAACAAGATACGCATAGCTGACACCTGGCTGGATGCCTTCAGGAAGATCTACTATAAGAGAGATACACTAGCTCACTTCATCAGGCAG TCTGAGAGTCCTAACATTACAGAGCTAGTCAGACTGAAGAAGAGACTGGGCTGTCGTAACTTCCACTGGTTCCTGACTAATGTCTACCCAGACCTCTATATACCCCAGGACAGACCTTCACTCTCAGGGGAG CTGTACAATGTTGGCACTGGCTATTGTGCAGATTACCCTGGAGGACGGGGTGCACAGGGCGCCACTATGGACATAGCACCCTGCAGTGGCAATGGCTACCAG CACTGTGAGCTAAACTCCATGGGAGAGGTGCGCTGGGGTCCAGCGGGACGGCTGTGTTTCCACGCCCAAGGGGAGAGGGTGGTACTAACACTGTGCCCCGCCCATCAGCCACCACACAACAAACCACAGTGGAGGGTCATCAAG CTGAGTGGCCAGGTGGTTCACTTGCAGACCCAGAGATGTCTGGAAGctgtgaaggaggagggggataAGCAGCAGAGGGACACAGGAGGTCACCAGAGAGGGGGCAACGCTACCCAGAAGGGTCTGTTCCTGCGCCCCTGTGCCCATCAGCCCCGGCAACAGTGGCACTTCGAACAGCTAGTTGTCCCTAAAGGGGCCTGA